One genomic window of Haliotis asinina isolate JCU_RB_2024 chromosome 4, JCU_Hal_asi_v2, whole genome shotgun sequence includes the following:
- the LOC137282620 gene encoding glycoprotein 3-alpha-L-fucosyltransferase A-like — protein MSYKYRLCFVICLVSSLAAVAFYVTSTPVLDVFLLQTSSSTKTVKRQYLSLFEVSLKYPLVLHRQTVNITTEDYETRKRIVWMNVPPWYKTVKSFDHCYVRSCEISPNEAHISSADAVIVNGVHLPASKHPNTNMNQLWILYGWESPLHYHSSTIFRSDWNGRFNWTLTYRLDSDIPFPYNRILYTGGTVNISDVLRRKSRSIAWFVSNCGTPSKREVYVKELQKYIDVDIYGACRQDKSFDCPKERSFECLGLLNTTYRFYLSFENSLCKDYITEKFYNTFMTTAIPIVRGGANYTRLLPEGTFINTASFDSPKSLANYIKYLERNETAMRVILETKLKYEYIRSAETDFDWRCQLCAKLHGNITRKHYTDMKEWLRIGKCLEQPNDLP, from the coding sequence ATGAGCTATAAGTACAGACTATGTTTCGTGATATGTCTAGTGTCATCTCTTGCTGCGGTGGCTTTCTACGTGACAAGTACTCCAGTACTGGATGTGTTTCTATTGCAAACGTCCAGTTCAACAAAAACTGTGAAAAGACAATATCTGTCCCTCTTCGAGGTGTCCCTTAAGTATCCCCTCGTGCTTCACAGACAGACAGTAAACATTACTACAGAAGATTACGAAACGCGGAAACGTATTGTGTGGATGAACGTCCCTCCCTGGTACAAGACTGTAAAGTCCTTTGACCACTGTTACGTTCGTTCGTGTGAAATAAGTCCGAACGAGGCACACATATCATCTGCTGATGCTGTGATTGTCAATGGCGTTCATTTGCCTGCCTCAAAACACCCAAACACCAACATGAACCAGTTGTGGATTTTGTATGGATGGGAATCACCTCTTCACTATCATTCAAGCACGATTTTCCGTTCTGACTGGAATGGACGTTTCAACTGGACACTGACGTACCGCCTGGATTCAGATATACCCTTTCCTTACAATAGGATCTTGTATACAGGAGGCACTGTAAATATAAGTGATGTTCTAAGACGAAAAAGCCGATCAATAGCTTGGTTTGTTAGTAACTGTGGTACACCGTCAAAGAGGGAAGTGTATGTTAAAGAACTGcaaaaatatattgatgttgACATCTATGGTGCCTGCAGACAAGACAAGAGCTTTGACTGCCCCAAAGAAAGGTCTTTTGAGTGTCTTGGTCTGTTAAACACAACGTATCGGTTTTATCTTTCGTTTGAAAATTCCCTCTGTAAAGATTACATCACAGAAAAGTTCTACAACACGTTCATGACTACAGCTATTCCCATCGTTCGTGGAGGCGCAAACTACACACGTCTTCTGCCAGAAGGAACCTTCATCAACACGGCATCATTTGACAGTCCCAAGAGTTTGGCGAATTATATCAAATATTTGGAGAGGAATGAGACAGCTATGCGGGTTATTCTAGAAACGAAACTCAAATATGAATACATCAGATCTGCAGAAACAGATTTTGACTGGAGGTGTCAGCTTTGTGCCAAGTTGCACGGGAATATTACGAGAAAGCATTACACAGATATGAAGGAATGGCTTAGGATCGGAAAATGCCTAGAACAACCAAACGATCTGCCGTAA